The genomic stretch AACAGTGAAAGGCTAAAGTGACACCTATTTTCACCGCATTTTGGATTGTTGCGAGGTTTTGGGCCACGTTTCAATGGCCCATTTAATGGGTGACATGACAGATATGCCCTGTTTGGTCGGAGTAAATGAAGTCTTCGGGAATTATGCATGATATGATGGAAAAAAATTACTAGTAGCCTGTGATTGGAAAAataattatactccatctgtctcatctatgatgacatttttttttaatttatgccAACTAAGATGATACAATTCTATTTCTAGTAACTTTCTCTCCCCAATTAATACATCAAACTACTTTCTCtctaataaaatattcaactacctttCTCTCTCAATTTAATACTTGTATCGATTAAGAAATATGTTATCTTAGTCGGGATggatgaaataattataataaagaaaaagtaaagtaatagAAAATAATGTAAGGAAACATGGTGCCAATTCTGTGGCGTTCAGTTCATTAAATAATAGTGAAATAAACCACgataaattatataatattaaattaattataggGGTAGATATGAAATGATTAATTATGAGATATAATATAATCTTAATATTATAAAGAtagatcaaattttgaaaaaaaaagaatgttaTCAAATAAGTGATAAAACTAATCACAACTTTTAAACATAAGTAATTATCGTAACTGAATGACCTTTCTCTCTattagagtatccacaatagGGGGATACATTGGTGGACAAGCCACTTTTATTTGTCCAcaaccacaaaaaaaaatgtccACAGCAATAGTGAACACTTTTTATTTGGACAcattttattttgcaattgattgtatattttaattcaatgtgaataaaaattatcggaaagaaaataaattggaaaagaaaattaaaaaaagaataaaaatatgtgcCCATATATTCATTGTATTATAGATacgggaaaattatacaacgaacattttataaaaaaacaatataaaaacaccgccaccgtctactcggtggcgtcatcGGAATCCGCCGCTTGTTCTCCATCTTCCTCGCTGCcgcgcccccccccccccccccgccgTTGCACGTGTCCACCCTAGCTGCTCTCTGATCTTCTGCATGACCTCGTAGTATACGGCCTTGGTGACCGGGTCCGTCGCTGTCTCATAGTGAACGGCGTTCTCCTAGAGTTGTTTCATCAACTGCACATCCAGGTTCCTGTGCATCACCGAGTGGGGTGTAGAACCCACGGAGCGCGATCCAGATGCGGCCGCGGAGAAGCGGGAAGCACCTGCGGCTCTAGCGTCGCGGATAGTGAACTGTTGACCCTGAGGACGTGGGCGCAGGGAGTGTGTGGCGGCAGGCTCGTCCTCCATATCGTCATTGAGGTCGATTGTACGTgagccgccgctgctgctgtaGATCCCGGCTCTGCTGAGTCTAGTCCGCTTCGGCCCAGGAGCTTGGGTAAGCTCTTCCGCACATATGGCCTTGAATTTCAGGCAGTTCTCGACAATGAGAAATTCTTCCCAGTAGCCGAACTTTCGCCAGCGTTCAGTGTTGAACTGGGAGAATGACAACGCCTTCACGTCGGCTTCGTTGCGCCCACTATCAACAATGCATatgttgttctcgtatatgccaACGAACCTCTTGATAGCTCTCAGAATCTGagaccactttttgcggagCTGGTCCGGCTCACGCGGGGGCGCCCCTCGGCTTGAACTCATCGTAGACCACCATGACGCTCTTCCAGAACCTTAACTCGGTCTGATTGTTGCCAACTGCGGCGTCGGATGTAACGGCATCCCATGCCCTTGTCACAGCAATGGACTCCTGTTTGGTGTAGTGCGTGGACTTTTTCCAGACGACATTTCCACCGCCACCGTCGGCCTCaccaccgtcgccgccgcctcctctcCCCCCACCGCCggagccgccgccgccggctcTCGCTGGAACCAGGGTCTCCATGCGTGCTGGCGGGGTCTCTGGTAGGCCCGGACTCATCATACCCATCATCTGCTCCAATGTGAATCTATCGAAATCAGACAAAGGAGACTGGGTGGGCTGGAAAGAGTGAGAAGGGGTATCCAGACGCGGATGGTTGATCGAGTCCATATTGGGTCGGTAATCCACGAACGCCGAATAGGGACAACCCATATTCCTCTGAGACGAGGAGGATTGACCCCGATATTGGGGTGTAGGTTGCCACGACGGGGATGTCGGTGCCCACGATTGAGATGGAGGAGGAGTGGGGCTCGATCTCCACGGCTGGGTAGGAGGATAGTTGTCGTAGCCCGAGTCTCCGGTGTCGGGGGAATCACTGTCTCCACCGTGCATATTGAATGAAATATAGAGAGTGAAAAAGGGATAGAGTGTGAAAATAGTGGTGTAGATGTGTGTAGGGTGAAAATGAAGTggaagggagtatttattaaaaaaaaaaaatttaagttgtCTAGCGTCGCGGCGCCGGATATAATTGTAGCCATAAGCatgtttataaaaataaaaaaaagtaatccCTACTAATTGATTAATTGTGGAGGACCCGATTGGGCTATAATTGTAGCCATCAGCATGTTTATAAAAAGCCCTAAAATGTGGCCCATTTTAAGTTCTATCATCAATACAAGCCCATGATTAagtttcataatttaattttataatctcCACACTCAAGTTATCAAATCGCATGAAATCAATTTGATGATCTGCATGAATTTCGCTGCGGTATAATGCGATCAGTTATGACTACCTTCTTCTTCAGGTAGCAATTGGCAACTTCGATTTTCAGAGCATGAAATTTAATGGTTTATCTTTAACTGCTAGCTGAAAATTTGTTGTTTCCAGTTTTCATGATTTCATCCCCTGTTTAAATAATTTCTTCGGATACTGAATGAAATGCTGTATTCTAATTGATGTTTTTTACAACGCAAGGGCGGTTTTCGTGGAGCTATTCTATTTGTAGTTGCTCGAATTGAATTTTAAGTGCTGTTACAGAGTATTTTGGAGATTTATGGTATCATTGTTGGTTTTGTCGATGGTATAGCATGCCTTTCCTTTATTAAAGAAAATCAAGAGAAAATAGTTCCGATTTACTGTGAGATGATGGATTTCCAATGGATAAAGTTGGTGTGATGCTTGATAGATAGTGAAATAAAGTATTTTGGAAAATTAGGCATGTCGTCTAGTGGGAAGCTCTcctcttttctcttttctttttctacaAAATCTTTGCCGCCATCGTGATCGTGATCATCATTATTGCTTGATCTTCTTTTCTTATTGAAATACTAATCTAGCTGAACTTAGGATGGTGAGTGGGGAAATTTTAGATTTCCCTTATTAGTTAGAGCATTGAAGTTTGCAAGACAGAGGGAGATTTCGGAGATTCGAAAAGGAAAGAAGAGACAGGTAATTACGATAATAAGGCAATATCCTTGAGCCTAGGCTTTTTAATGAGATTTTAAAAGCAAAGAAGAAAAACCACTTGTTTCTCAAGCAAGCTATGAAGGGTCATAATGTGGAAAGTTAGGAGCATGGcaagtctctctctctctctctgtatgTGTTTAGTAGGAATAATTAATGTTGATATTGCCTATTTATCACTAACATGTTCGATATGCGCCTCTTGCGGAAACCTATTCATGACTCGAATCTCGAATGACACCTGTTTCATTACAATGTAGAGCTTGTTAATTCAGTGGGTATTTACACAATTCACTGTTGCTCATGAGTATTGAATAAGATATAAAGAGCTTCCGGTTTCATAGTTTTCCTTGGAATATGTTCTCTCGTACTGCTTCATTTTCTGTACAAAGGGTAATCTGCATCAAAACAACAACGATTCTCTGAAAGTACTTAAACAGAACTAAGATAACAATTTATGAGGTGTAAGTATATATGcactgaaaataaataaatgtagtCATCTCTTAATTTTCATGTCAATTCATTGATTATTTCCAATTTGGTCTTGATGTATGCGGAGCGAATTCTTTGTGATATTAATATACAGTATCATGAATGAGAAAATCGTGTCTGCCAATGGTCATCCCAACTGACATATGTTCTTCTGAAGTAACTCAGAGTGTCTTTTTGAGTTGTTAGCtaagtaaattatattacaaCTTTTTGGTTTAGGTCTTATCTCTAACCTCTCACCCCCTCACAAGAGGACAAGGTGAATGTTCAGATTTTTACAGTAAAGTAATTCAGAGTAGATGATCAAGCATGGTGAAAATGATTGGACCTTTTGCATTTCATGGTTGATGTATAACATCCTATAAAAAGCTTTCTAGATAATCAGGTTCATCGAGTTTCTTAATTCTGCATGCATTATAAGTTCTAGGATAATCTAAAATATTTTGCATCCATTATTTACATTTTCAATGCTATGGTATTATCTAGTTGTGGCTTGTATGGATAAGGaactaattgtttttatttatcttaTATGATGTTCTTTGATTTCATTTAGATCAGTACTGCTTACAATTTTGACATTACTACAGGGCAGAGACAAATGTATGTTGAGATTGAATATTTAAGAATCTTACTTTGTATTTAAAGAATATTGGTACTAGACACAGTCACATATATTTCACTATGTCATTTGTTATTCTGGGGAGAGGGGAAGAGTTTAATTTCTGGCTTTCTGCAGGAAAGTAAGAAAGTAAAAGAACATGAATGTTTGAACCATCTTGCAATGCAAATTGGTATATTCAGATTGGTAATTGATGGTTTTTATTTTGTGAAGTGAACCAACATAAATAAAGGGATCTGTGGAGTTTTTCGGATAAGAAACCATCAGATAATTGATACGGGTAACATTGACAGCAGGAGCAAGAATTTATCGTAAGTTGGTAACTGTTAATGTGTCAGAAATCTTGTAGTATAAAATTTTTCTATAGAGTTAACCAAATAACAGCTTATATTGTTTTTAACGGTACACCTTGCATACAAAGAAATGGTACCACTTTATACTTCTAAGATTAATGATAGAATGAAAAATACTTACATCATTGTTTCTCTACCACTCACATCTTACCTGGCTATATTTTATGCATTTGGACTAGTCAAATTTTTTATAAGGCAATTACTTCTTCCTcacattttaataataaatctGCTTGCACATATTCATTGCTTACACCAACCAAGTCATTCGCCCGCAGTGCTTCATTCTCCCAATCTGTTCTATCAATTACTGATAAAATGGATAATACGCATACGACCTGAGCTGCTAAAAGCCCATAACAAAGGCCCATGAACCCCATATTCCAGAAAAAAGCCAGAGCTACTGCCACAGGTGCTCCCATCATGTAGAATGAACAAAAGTTTATAGCTGCACCAATGCTAGGCCTAGCACTTCCTCGGAGAGCCCCGCAACAAGTGGTTTGTGGACAATTGGCCAGCTCACAAAGTCCAATAATAGGCAGCACTGCCACTGTCAGCTCAAGAACTTCATTGTCATTGGTGAAGACCCTGCCCCATGCTTCTCTTCCTAATGTTGTCAGTAGAAATCCAAATACTGATGAGAGAAATGCCAATGCTATGGCTACTACAGTTGCTAAGCGTGCCTTGTTTGGCCTGCCTGCTCCAAGTTCGTTGCCCACTCTAGTAGAAATAGCTGCACTAAGTGCTGAAGGCAATGTGTACATAAGAGATGTGGTTTGTATTACGATAGCTGATGTTGCAAGTGCAACATGGGGTTTGTAGAGGTAACCAGATAGAAGTGTCATCAACTCGTACCACCACCATTCCAAACAAACACCCAGGCAAGTAGGGATTGTTAGTTGAAGTAGCATTCCCCATTCCTTCCAAAGTGAGATAAAGCCTGGCTTGTTTGAAGGTTTTGCTGAGGATTTAAACCAATGAATCTTCTCTTCATGAGAACATTTTATATAGCCTAAAAGAAGTAGCAAGAAGTTAAGATTGGCAACAAATGTGGAAATTGCTATCCCCTGGATGCCAAGATGTTGATAGAAAGTAAAGAAGATGGCGATTGGAAAATGTAGTAGTGTTGCAACCAGAGTGCACCATAGCAATGGCCATGTTTTCCCTTTGCTGCGTATGTAGATACGTAGAGGATAAAGTAGGCTGTTGACTATAAGATCAGGAATTGCAGAGTGGCAGTAAAGGCTAGCAATATGTACTACTTCTGGTTCTTGATTGAGCCATAATAAGAGAGGCCCAAGATATATCCAAAGAATCCCAATGGGTATTGATGCAAAAAGCAACAGAATTATTGTTTTTTGAAGGGTGAGAGACACCATGGTTAAGTTCTTGGATCCAAAAGCTTGGCTGCAGAGTGGTTCCATTCCAATGGCAAGGCCATAAAGCACAGAGTAACCTGTAATGTTGGTGAAGCCGATGGCTAGAGCACCTCCTGCCAGCTCCAAGCTTCCTAGCCTTCCTATGCATGCTACTGAAATCATGTTTTTCAGGTAATTTAATATGCCCATAACCAATATCGGAAATCCAATGTCAAAAACATTCTTCAGTTCCTCCATCACCTAGCATAAAAGACTTGTCAGCATTATAGAATGTTACTGGTACAGAGTATTATGTTCTTTGAGTTTTGAAGATTTTATTAATCTTACCTCTATCATTGTCAAGCTTTTTTTGTTGTCGGTTGCTGccatcattttcctttttgcttGTTCTTCTTTTCTCCTCTCTTATTTGGTTGAGTTATGTGGCACTGTTGATCTCACAGCTCATATACACTTTTCTGCACTTCAAAATGCATGCTTACAGCCCACTTACTCCCATGCTGTTATGGGAGTGACATTCCATGGGACAGTAAGGAGTTTTTATAGGCCCTCGGAGTGGTGGGTTTTCAAAAttctttttcctctttcttGTGATGGAACATCTAATTAAATGGTAAAAAAGAATCTATAGTGGCTTTGTGCCCTAATCTCATATAATAACAGATTCCTCAAACTTTAATTTGTAACTTTGCCAAATATATCTGAGCATATCTGCTTCCTAAAATAAAAGAATCTTGCAGAAGAGTAATATTTACCTAAATATACGATTGATCTCCACATGTAGGGGTTTTCTGTATTTATACTtgtcatttttttaatgtatagtCTGATTTCTGCTGGCCTAATTAGTTGTAATATTTTTAAGAGCTGAATAACCGTTGTGGTTAAATACAATTTTAACATTAACCCACTTGCAAAATGATGTTTTCACTCTTCACTATGGTCGTCAGGTGTAAGTGTGTAACCTTGTAAGGTGGTTTACGCTTGTTTTTACTAATTTCCTTTGAAATGCTCATAATGTTGTTCTGTAGTAGTTTGTTATAAATCTCTATTGTACTGTGTACCATATTATGTGTTGCATTAAGAATGTTGAACTACTTTTTTTTGCCTGAGAGAGAGTTAGAGTTCTTGATATTGTCAAGAACCTTTATCAAAATATCTGCACAATATCACCATCATGCCTCTGTCACTTAATGATGGGAAGAATCTATTTGTAGTGGTGGAAGGAATTTGTTCAGGTCCATGTCGCATTCTAGCTATTATTTTCAAGTAAGCATAAATCTTCCATCTTGTGCTTGCATCACAAGTGTATCCAAGATCCCCGGGAAAATCTCCTTGTCAACTATAGCACATGCATGCCTTATCCAGTAAAGTTTCTACTAGAAGACTTCTTTCTGTAAACGTTGCACCATTTCCACTTTGTAATAGTTAGGTTCTTTGAGAAAGAGACACTCGCACAAACACACACCCTCTCTACACCATCAATTTCCTCATCTTCTGCGGTAAAAAAATGTGTACTATGCTGCTACCCTAGATTTAGTTAGTTTTGGATGTATATTTAATAGTTTCCATCATATACCATGATCTCTACAAAGACATATCCCATAAGCATCATAGAGTAAATTTCACAACATCATCCTTTTGCACTTGTGCATGTCCATAAGAGACAAACAATGAAACAATGCAGATTCATGTATAGATATCTCATGCATCCTgattttttatcatttatgtATGAAACTGTATGTGTGCTTTTCTGTTATCCATCCTGTAAAAATAGAACATTTTTACCTTTCATCTATTATGAAAAGCATCTATCTCAAAGCACGTTATATGTAAAAAAACAATGTACCCAGTTATCTGTTACTGAGAGCATAACATATGGTGCCTTTGTCTGAAGGTCCATTTGAAGTCCGATCTGTTTGCAACCTGGAAATAATCTTGTCATGCTTATATGAAACCATGCATGTGTTTATTTGTTGCACCAAATGAGTGACAAATCAAACCCGCGCGTAAATTATTATCCCCACTTCGCATAATCTTGTAGGCAAATTGCATCTCAAGCATCTACTTTTATTCCCACCGTTGAAAGATGGGATGGGATTGGATGGGATGGGGATGCGATGGGGTACCTCCCCACTCATTTCCTTATTGAACCCCAAAAGGGGCAGTACTGTAATGGAGAAAAAGTGCTATTTTTAAACTGTCATAATCTCTTGCTGTTGCTATGTTGCTTTTCTCTTGGTCCCAAGGTCTTATGGAGTGGTTATGAACAACAGAAACAACTGACAGGCAAACACGGCGTGGCTCGTTTCCTTGACAGATGAAATGCATTTTCTCACACTTATGGATTCGAGGAGTAAAAAAGTAGGGTAATCTTGATCCTTTTGGTGAGTCAATGAGATATTTTCTTCTTGTGGGCTATTAttatttcctttattttcaCTCCTCATGATTTAGGTTGAGGCAAAAAACGTGCTATTTTATACATGCCACAtctatatttataatgtttACTGTGTTACTCTCTAAGAGCTTGAGTTACCGAAATCCAACTTGCAGAAAGTTAAGTCTAGCTTATATGCCTTTGCCCCATATCCACTTTGCTTAATGTAGTTTGTTGACAAGCAAGATCGAGTTCTAATGAATAGTTATCTTGAGCTTAAAATCCTTGGAACGACAGTGAtgtatttaaaatttcataaaaacatGTCATCTGATCAAGAttcaatttgtaatttattagtATGCGGATCAGGTCATGCCTTGTCCAATGATTTTACTCAAGACTCTCCCTGCTCAAAATTATGTAGGGCCGGAACCAAATAACAAATCATACAGTTGAAATGCAATCCGAAACGTAACAGTAGTGCCATAATATTCCCTTGTAGGGGCCATGGTTGTTGAAAATGCAAACAAGATATATAGCACTTTGAGTCTTGTCTTGTGGGATAGTGAAGAATGCTCTTATTAGCACTATAATATTGACCATGATTTAGGAAGCAGATCATAACCTAGGAAAATGGCTTGGTGCAGAGAATCTGCTATAGCTAGATTGTCCACATAATTTGGTCTCGTCTCGGTTCGTTTCGTTTCATCATGATATGTCAAGAAATTAAACACGATGAAATTCCCCAAGACAAATCTACAGAGTCAACCATAGAAACCAAAAATTGTCTGGCACTTGATTTTTACTTTGTCCTTGTTGGTGGTGCTTCTTTATGGGGTGCACACTCTATTTGTACCAGTAGAAAGTTGCAATGAATAAGTTGGATGGCATTTTGAAACTTCTAAAACTCCAACCATATACTCTATTAGATAAAGGAAGACTCTTTTAGCATTCTTGTCTCATGTCTTGATCCAAACACATTTAAACACTAGTAAAATGACAAATATGACACTCCATATGGATTAGGATTCCTTCTTGTGCATCTTGAGTCAGGTCAGTTATGTTTttctattcttttattttacacTGCAAGTGCCATAATTAAGTGATAGACAAGAGATTGAGGTGGATTAGTGCTCCTTGATAAGAGATTTTATGATTTATAAAATACATGATTGagtttttttctcaaaaaattCAACTATTTCAATGAGAAACGTATTTGTATATCTCAAGTTTTAATCCATCATAGTGAATAATGAATCAACCACAACCTACAGTGTTTTTGGCATTCTTTTGTCGTGAGGATCacaaaaaaatcgaatttcaaTTCAAATCTTCTGGTGAAAGGCTGTTGTGGATGCCACCATACGTACCCTTCGTTGCATGCACATGCATGTCAATTTTTAGGTAATCCAAACGTGCTTCTTTTCTCTGTCCCTCTCTCCCTTTTATATATAGTTTGTAtgcatataaatatatgaatatgtATGCCTCGTGTACATGTTCATG from Salvia splendens isolate huo1 chromosome 4, SspV2, whole genome shotgun sequence encodes the following:
- the LOC121799650 gene encoding protein DETOXIFICATION 55-like, producing MMAATDNKKSLTMIEVMEELKNVFDIGFPILVMGILNYLKNMISVACIGRLGSLELAGGALAIGFTNITGYSVLYGLAIGMEPLCSQAFGSKNLTMVSLTLQKTIILLLFASIPIGILWIYLGPLLLWLNQEPEVVHIASLYCHSAIPDLIVNSLLYPLRIYIRSKGKTWPLLWCTLVATLLHFPIAIFFTFYQHLGIQGIAISTFVANLNFLLLLLGYIKCSHEEKIHWFKSSAKPSNKPGFISLWKEWGMLLQLTIPTCLGVCLEWWWYELMTLLSGYLYKPHVALATSAIVIQTTSLMYTLPSALSAAISTRVGNELGAGRPNKARLATVVAIALAFLSSVFGFLLTTLGREAWGRVFTNDNEVLELTVAVLPIIGLCELANCPQTTCCGALRGSARPSIGAAINFCSFYMMGAPVAVALAFFWNMGFMGLCYGLLAAQVVCVLSILSVIDRTDWENEALRANDLVGVSNEYVQADLLLKCEEEVIAL